Proteins encoded within one genomic window of Streptomyces sp. NBC_00523:
- a CDS encoding SHOCT domain-containing protein, with amino-acid sequence MDDYPLLNLFWTMLWFFLWIMWLFLLFRVIMDIFRSDDLSGWAKAGWLILALVLPYLGVLIYVIARGKSMGKRDVQEAKERDAAFKAYIRDAAGTEGGSHHKSGGHVEDLSKLADLKDKGAITEEEYQRAKSKLLV; translated from the coding sequence ATGGACGACTATCCCCTGCTCAACCTGTTCTGGACGATGCTCTGGTTCTTCCTCTGGATCATGTGGCTCTTCCTCCTCTTCCGGGTCATCATGGACATCTTCCGCAGCGATGACCTGAGCGGCTGGGCGAAGGCCGGCTGGCTGATCCTGGCGCTGGTACTGCCCTATCTGGGCGTGCTGATCTACGTGATCGCCCGCGGCAAGTCCATGGGCAAGCGCGACGTCCAGGAAGCGAAGGAACGCGACGCCGCCTTCAAGGCGTACATCAGGGACGCGGCGGGTACGGAGGGCGGCAGCCACCACAAGAGCGGCGGCCACGTCGAGGACCTGTCGAAGCTCGCCGACCTCAAGGACAAGGGCGCGATCACCGAGGAGGAGTACCAGCGAGCGAAGTCGAAGCTCCTGGTCTGA
- a CDS encoding FG-GAP-like repeat-containing protein gives MFIRGRVALVGAVAGATVLATAAVPASAADPAPATVATTGVYGLDFAGGRLVTAERSASGDRMVFDRRVSADATTVGERQSLAFAGTYANDAHLRTVPCDNGACVDLMASGHGDVGVVFVDGDDAGTESVQFRAPGNSYHGTGTHYPAGTARIVDTTGRAYVVNGGSPAKQQAGMYPGYTSTADPVVRTPSAASVWGTTLWAATTTGALSATDLGTKKVVETAATGAPCVIKEVRAVGRWLYWNCGTTGAAGVYDRTAKKSFTVPSGPALVGDGYLVRHDRSAGELLLTDFHTGKAAAPRVIAALPAGKTADQRRLTWAVDKFGGDIAYLDAAQTLHVVPSGVPAQSLAKIASDLGDAYMDIKGVDGLESWNSSWQFNKPVSWTYAVKDWTGRTVRTLKGGDGTEADVNWDGLTDAGGYTGNGTHTWTLTATAEDGSGKYTANGTISVGGGKAGFHDQGRSGIGDLVTLNSHGDLTIQFGQGSGVFSGKASGTGWPAGTLAVPFADTGSDRCSDLFVRMPGGELRRYEGNCGTSGYKPAGKHTVIGGGWQQYDVLTSPGDLNGDGRADLVARQTSTGDIYFYAGTAAGKFLPKTRINTDWRTYAQITGVGDITGDGVPDLLGHDRNGGLWRYNGLGNGRFAPRVKVFSDWGSSYNALIGVGDLNGDGRNDFVVRDSAGKLFRNNGNGKGSFGARTQIATGWQTYKAIF, from the coding sequence GTGTTCATACGCGGGCGCGTCGCGCTCGTGGGCGCCGTGGCCGGGGCGACCGTGCTCGCCACGGCCGCCGTACCGGCGAGCGCCGCCGACCCCGCCCCCGCCACCGTGGCGACGACCGGGGTCTACGGCCTCGACTTCGCGGGCGGGCGGCTGGTGACGGCGGAGCGGAGCGCTTCCGGCGACCGCATGGTGTTCGACCGCCGGGTGTCCGCCGACGCCACGACCGTGGGGGAGCGTCAGAGCCTCGCCTTCGCCGGGACGTACGCCAACGACGCGCACCTCAGGACGGTGCCCTGCGACAACGGCGCGTGCGTCGACCTCATGGCCTCGGGCCACGGGGACGTCGGCGTGGTGTTCGTCGACGGCGACGACGCCGGCACCGAGAGCGTGCAGTTCCGGGCGCCCGGAAACTCGTACCACGGGACCGGGACCCACTACCCGGCCGGTACCGCGCGGATCGTGGACACGACGGGGCGCGCCTACGTCGTCAACGGCGGTTCCCCCGCCAAGCAGCAGGCGGGCATGTACCCGGGCTACACCTCGACCGCCGACCCCGTCGTCCGCACCCCGAGCGCGGCCTCCGTCTGGGGGACGACGCTCTGGGCGGCGACCACCACCGGGGCGCTCAGCGCGACCGACCTGGGGACGAAGAAGGTCGTGGAGACGGCGGCCACCGGCGCCCCCTGCGTGATCAAGGAGGTGCGCGCGGTCGGCCGCTGGCTCTACTGGAACTGCGGGACGACCGGTGCCGCGGGCGTGTACGACCGTACGGCGAAGAAGTCGTTCACCGTGCCGTCCGGGCCCGCCCTCGTCGGCGACGGCTACCTCGTCCGGCACGACCGGAGCGCGGGTGAGCTGCTGCTCACCGACTTCCACACGGGCAAGGCGGCCGCCCCGCGCGTGATTGCGGCGCTCCCGGCGGGGAAGACCGCCGACCAGCGGCGGCTGACCTGGGCGGTGGACAAGTTCGGCGGCGACATCGCGTATCTCGACGCCGCGCAGACCCTGCACGTCGTGCCCAGCGGGGTGCCCGCGCAGTCCCTCGCGAAGATCGCCTCCGATCTCGGCGACGCGTACATGGACATCAAGGGCGTCGACGGACTGGAGAGCTGGAACAGCAGCTGGCAGTTCAACAAGCCCGTCTCCTGGACGTACGCCGTCAAGGACTGGACGGGCCGCACGGTGCGCACCCTCAAGGGCGGTGACGGCACCGAGGCGGACGTCAACTGGGACGGCCTGACGGACGCGGGCGGATACACGGGCAACGGCACGCACACCTGGACCCTGACGGCGACGGCCGAGGACGGTTCGGGGAAGTACACCGCCAACGGGACCATCTCGGTCGGCGGCGGCAAGGCGGGCTTCCACGACCAGGGCCGCTCCGGCATCGGCGACCTCGTCACGCTCAACTCGCACGGGGACCTGACCATCCAGTTCGGGCAGGGCTCGGGTGTCTTCAGCGGCAAGGCGTCCGGGACCGGCTGGCCGGCCGGCACCCTCGCCGTGCCCTTCGCGGACACCGGCAGCGACCGCTGCTCCGACCTGTTCGTCCGGATGCCCGGCGGTGAACTGCGCCGGTACGAAGGCAACTGCGGCACCTCCGGCTACAAGCCGGCCGGCAAGCACACCGTGATCGGCGGCGGCTGGCAGCAGTACGACGTGCTGACGTCACCCGGCGACCTGAACGGCGACGGGCGGGCCGACCTCGTCGCCCGTCAGACGTCCACCGGGGACATCTACTTCTACGCGGGCACGGCCGCCGGGAAGTTCCTCCCGAAGACCCGGATCAACACCGACTGGCGGACGTACGCCCAGATCACCGGCGTCGGCGACATCACCGGCGACGGCGTCCCCGACCTGCTCGGCCACGACCGCAACGGCGGCCTGTGGCGCTACAACGGCCTGGGCAACGGCCGCTTCGCGCCGCGCGTGAAGGTGTTCTCGGACTGGGGCAGCTCGTACAACGCGCTGATCGGCGTCGGCGACCTGAACGGCGACGGCCGGAACGACTTCGTCGTGCGCGACTCGGCGGGCAAGCTGTTCCGCAACAACGGCAACGGCAAGGGCTCCTTCGGAGCCCGTACGCAGATCGCCACCGGCTGGCAGACGTACAAGGCCATCTTCTGA
- a CDS encoding FG-GAP-like repeat-containing protein: MRSAVAMIAALGIGAAFVPPSAGAEASPPAGLVIPAEQNRNPNAARLVGAGATGYLWGQAGEGYNWTSYADGSTRAVPVPDRQRVATVAGTDVVTFTGLASPVQRDMRTGQEWSLPIPSGWRHAGTYGGTVVTTATTEGKPALRQLSWENGQVVETPVAGLPDGARSLYVQEHGSADGVFVEATVDSRRVVYRLDGSGLHPTALPNSWVTPGGQRVVQRFGDTGTYRVWDLTDLSKPAHEITLTDVGDEKLLGVVGDEVLYTRPSATGGDTATDHTVLAVPVTGGPERVVLDRAAAIPVVEPDGTMLLGRASGSQDATSSVYALRAGVEGRVTTAKVAEVAAIATVVEGMSMAQGRLHTVDRIPFGQARLRRTDISLSGGPTAGPRVDRGLFNQYAGCDWDWCEEVQSTGDGRLAYQGINGTGLSVLDESASLPARKVNDQPTYQQPHDTMQASGRYTVARIPGPSSEDHSPRLQVIDLDTGKPVYTGPAQNAYMPAFAIDGSTLWVEGASQGVVQALDVRTGKNIRSVDVGDCDLTDLRANGTDLYWECATGTSGVYGTVTKKSVRLPAHGDAMLGDGYVGWEKDGVLSVTDVRGTTGTHVVGRPANPAQGEGWTVDRFGGPLAFADTDGRVHVVPSGVTASALSVRDFAAAASVNVASAPWSPRWWLSKPASSWQLTLRNAATGATVRTLAGGEVRGLVKTGWDGKDADGRFVANGAYSWTLTAKPADGRGAALTASGTVKVSGAAAVARDFVGNDGYGDLLAFTSAGKADWRAGTGTGAGRVEDKVSGTGWTGGNTVTAAVPFEDVSGDRCNDVLVRTKAGELRAYKPGCGAALKPTTAYKKIGTGWNMFDALTSPGDMSGDGRADLLGRTPSGDLYFYKGKGDGLFEPRVKIGYGWQGYLLAGTGDLDGDGKGDLVARDRSGNVWRYPATVNGTLGARTKIGYGWTMYDTMVGSGDLNGDGRADLLARDTSGVLWSYRGDGKGALAARTKVGGSWQMYKNLF, translated from the coding sequence GTGAGAAGTGCTGTCGCGATGATCGCGGCGCTGGGGATCGGGGCGGCGTTCGTGCCTCCCTCCGCCGGCGCGGAGGCTTCGCCGCCCGCCGGGCTCGTCATCCCCGCGGAGCAGAACCGGAACCCCAACGCGGCCCGCCTGGTGGGCGCCGGGGCGACCGGGTATCTGTGGGGGCAGGCAGGAGAGGGCTACAACTGGACCTCGTACGCCGACGGGTCCACGCGAGCCGTCCCGGTGCCGGACAGGCAGCGGGTCGCCACAGTGGCAGGCACGGACGTCGTGACCTTCACAGGTTTGGCGTCGCCCGTCCAGCGGGACATGCGGACCGGGCAGGAGTGGTCCCTGCCGATCCCCTCGGGGTGGCGCCACGCCGGCACCTACGGCGGCACGGTCGTCACGACCGCCACCACCGAGGGCAAGCCGGCACTGCGTCAGCTGTCGTGGGAGAACGGCCAGGTGGTGGAGACCCCGGTGGCCGGACTGCCGGACGGGGCCAGGTCGCTGTACGTCCAGGAGCACGGCAGCGCGGACGGCGTGTTCGTCGAGGCGACTGTGGACAGCCGACGGGTCGTGTACCGGTTGGACGGGTCGGGACTGCACCCGACTGCCCTCCCCAACAGCTGGGTGACGCCCGGAGGACAGCGGGTGGTCCAGCGGTTCGGCGACACGGGCACCTACCGCGTGTGGGACCTGACGGACCTCTCGAAGCCCGCCCACGAGATCACCCTCACAGATGTGGGTGACGAGAAACTGCTCGGCGTGGTCGGCGACGAGGTCCTGTACACCCGGCCGTCGGCGACCGGCGGGGACACCGCGACCGACCACACCGTCCTCGCGGTCCCGGTGACCGGCGGCCCGGAGCGCGTGGTCCTCGATCGTGCCGCAGCGATCCCGGTGGTCGAGCCCGACGGAACGATGCTGCTGGGCAGGGCGAGCGGGAGTCAGGACGCGACCAGTTCCGTGTACGCGCTGCGGGCGGGCGTGGAAGGCAGGGTCACCACGGCGAAGGTGGCCGAAGTCGCCGCGATCGCCACCGTTGTCGAAGGCATGAGCATGGCTCAGGGGCGCCTGCACACCGTCGACAGGATCCCGTTCGGCCAGGCGCGGCTGCGCCGGACCGACATCTCGCTGAGCGGCGGTCCGACGGCCGGTCCGCGCGTGGACCGGGGGCTGTTCAACCAGTACGCGGGCTGTGACTGGGACTGGTGCGAGGAGGTCCAGTCCACCGGTGACGGCCGGCTGGCGTACCAGGGCATCAACGGCACGGGGCTGAGCGTCCTCGACGAGTCGGCGTCCCTGCCGGCCCGGAAGGTCAACGACCAGCCCACGTACCAGCAGCCGCACGACACGATGCAGGCGTCCGGCCGCTACACCGTGGCAAGGATTCCCGGACCGTCTTCGGAGGACCACAGCCCGCGTCTGCAGGTCATCGACCTGGACACCGGGAAGCCGGTCTACACGGGCCCCGCCCAGAATGCGTACATGCCGGCGTTCGCGATCGACGGATCCACGCTGTGGGTGGAGGGTGCCTCGCAGGGCGTCGTCCAGGCGCTCGACGTACGCACCGGAAAGAACATCCGCAGCGTCGACGTCGGCGACTGCGACCTCACGGATCTTCGCGCCAACGGCACCGACCTCTACTGGGAGTGCGCGACCGGCACCTCCGGCGTCTACGGCACCGTCACGAAGAAGTCGGTCCGCCTCCCCGCCCACGGGGACGCGATGCTCGGTGACGGCTACGTCGGATGGGAGAAGGACGGGGTCCTCTCCGTCACCGATGTGCGGGGCACGACGGGCACCCACGTCGTCGGCCGGCCGGCCAATCCCGCGCAGGGCGAGGGATGGACCGTCGACCGGTTCGGAGGCCCGCTCGCCTTCGCCGACACGGACGGCAGGGTGCACGTGGTCCCGTCCGGTGTGACGGCCTCCGCACTGTCCGTCCGCGACTTCGCCGCCGCGGCATCGGTGAACGTCGCGAGCGCTCCCTGGTCACCCCGCTGGTGGCTGTCGAAGCCCGCGTCGTCCTGGCAGCTGACGCTGCGGAACGCCGCGACGGGGGCCACGGTCCGCACGCTGGCCGGTGGTGAGGTGCGGGGCCTGGTGAAGACCGGGTGGGACGGCAAGGACGCGGATGGCCGGTTCGTGGCCAATGGCGCGTACAGCTGGACGCTGACCGCGAAGCCCGCCGACGGCCGGGGTGCCGCCCTGACCGCTTCCGGGACGGTGAAGGTCTCCGGAGCGGCAGCCGTGGCACGGGACTTCGTCGGCAATGACGGGTACGGGGACCTGCTCGCGTTCACCTCGGCCGGGAAGGCCGACTGGCGGGCCGGTACCGGGACCGGGGCCGGGCGGGTCGAGGACAAGGTGTCGGGCACCGGCTGGACGGGCGGTAACACCGTGACCGCCGCCGTGCCGTTCGAGGACGTCAGCGGCGACCGGTGCAACGACGTGCTGGTCCGTACGAAGGCGGGCGAGCTGCGCGCGTACAAGCCGGGCTGCGGCGCCGCGCTCAAGCCCACCACGGCGTACAAGAAGATCGGCACCGGCTGGAACATGTTCGACGCCCTGACCTCGCCCGGCGACATGTCGGGCGACGGGCGCGCCGATCTGCTCGGCCGGACGCCCTCCGGCGACCTGTACTTCTACAAGGGCAAGGGCGACGGCCTCTTCGAGCCCCGGGTGAAGATCGGCTACGGCTGGCAGGGGTACCTCCTGGCCGGGACGGGCGACCTGGACGGCGACGGCAAGGGCGACCTGGTGGCCCGCGACCGCTCGGGCAACGTGTGGCGCTACCCCGCCACCGTCAACGGCACACTCGGCGCCCGTACCAAGATCGGGTACGGCTGGACCATGTACGACACGATGGTCGGCTCCGGCGATCTGAACGGCGACGGACGCGCGGACCTGCTGGCCCGCGACACGTCCGGGGTGCTGTGGAGCTACCGCGGCGACGGCAAGGGCGCGCTGGCGGCGCGTACCAAGGTCGGCGGCAGCTGGCAGATGTACAAGAATCTCTTCTGA
- a CDS encoding M23 family metallopeptidase, producing MASNKPAPESPSRFVPEYGADFASGPGTAYIPEQGGDYATDRGNGFATGAGYGSGFRADDADSERTWEEWNPTEESVRPVRGKHRVAKQRNGLARSSTVLGVGVIAAVGAGGMATAQSKPPVSISLPDSITGNLPDAKSLPGVGAFFSGESEAETPATATAAAPLTTAGITTAEAEQGTTDAGEALRARILQQAEQQQGAADAEAKAAEEKAAAEKAAAEAKKQQDEAEAKAAAEKKKAEEEAKKKAEALRLAKLAASYAIPTSSYTITSTFGEAGSMWSSGYHTGLDFAAPTGTPIKAIHTGTIKSAGWSGAYGYRTVLELEDGTELWFCHQSSIGVTVGQKVTTGDTIGRVGATGNVTGPHLHLEVHTPDGTGIDPMAWLRARGLTV from the coding sequence GTGGCGTCCAACAAGCCTGCCCCCGAATCACCTTCCCGGTTCGTGCCCGAGTACGGCGCCGACTTTGCGTCCGGCCCCGGCACCGCTTACATCCCGGAACAGGGCGGCGACTACGCGACCGACCGGGGCAATGGCTTTGCCACCGGCGCCGGTTACGGCAGCGGCTTCCGCGCCGACGACGCCGACTCCGAGCGGACCTGGGAGGAATGGAACCCCACCGAGGAGTCCGTCCGCCCCGTCCGCGGCAAGCACCGTGTCGCCAAGCAGCGCAATGGTCTGGCCCGTAGCTCCACCGTCCTCGGCGTCGGTGTCATCGCGGCCGTCGGTGCGGGAGGCATGGCCACCGCGCAGAGCAAGCCGCCGGTCTCCATCTCTCTTCCCGATTCCATCACGGGCAATCTCCCCGACGCCAAGTCCCTTCCCGGCGTGGGCGCGTTCTTTTCCGGTGAGAGCGAGGCCGAAACCCCCGCGACCGCCACCGCCGCCGCCCCGCTGACGACCGCCGGCATCACGACCGCCGAGGCCGAGCAGGGCACCACGGACGCCGGTGAGGCGCTGCGCGCCCGCATCCTCCAGCAGGCCGAACAGCAGCAGGGCGCCGCCGACGCCGAGGCGAAGGCGGCCGAGGAGAAGGCCGCTGCCGAGAAGGCGGCCGCCGAGGCGAAGAAGCAGCAGGACGAGGCCGAGGCCAAGGCCGCCGCTGAGAAGAAGAAGGCGGAGGAGGAGGCGAAGAAGAAGGCCGAGGCGCTGCGCCTGGCCAAGCTCGCCGCCAGCTACGCCATCCCCACCTCCTCGTACACGATCACCTCGACGTTCGGCGAGGCCGGCTCCATGTGGTCCTCCGGCTACCACACGGGCCTCGACTTCGCGGCCCCGACCGGCACCCCGATCAAGGCCATCCACACCGGCACCATCAAGTCGGCCGGCTGGTCCGGCGCCTACGGCTACCGCACGGTGCTGGAGCTGGAGGACGGCACCGAGCTGTGGTTCTGCCACCAGTCCTCGATCGGCGTCACGGTCGGCCAGAAGGTCACCACCGGCGACACCATCGGCCGCGTCGGCGCGACCGGCAACGTGACCGGCCCGCACCTCCACCTGGAGGTCCACACCCCGGACGGCACCGGCATCGACCCGATGGCCTGGCTGCGCGCCCGCGGCCTGACGGTCTGA
- a CDS encoding aldo/keto reductase: MTSLRNLGPSGLQVFPLCLGGNVFGWTADETQSFAVLDAYAAAGGNFVDTADAYSHWVPGNEGGESETVIGKWLASRGNRSDVVVATKVGALPGYKGLSAPTIKSAAEESLRRLGTDHIDLYYTHFDDETVPVEEIITALDELVKEGKVREIAASNISAARLRASLEFSEREGLARYVALQPHYNLVSRDTYEGELQDTAADAGLAAVPYYALAAGFLTGKYRPGTAVDSARAGSAAGHLESERGQRVLAALDTVARDRDAEIATVALAWLASRPTVAAPIASARTVDQLPALLAVAGLELTDEELSTLTAASA; encoded by the coding sequence ATGACTTCACTGCGCAATCTCGGCCCGTCGGGCCTCCAGGTCTTCCCGCTCTGCCTCGGTGGAAACGTCTTCGGCTGGACCGCTGACGAGACCCAGTCCTTCGCCGTCCTCGACGCGTACGCGGCGGCAGGCGGCAACTTCGTGGACACCGCCGACGCCTACTCGCACTGGGTGCCCGGCAACGAGGGCGGCGAGTCGGAGACGGTCATCGGCAAGTGGCTCGCGTCGCGCGGCAACCGGTCCGACGTCGTGGTGGCCACCAAGGTCGGTGCGCTGCCCGGCTACAAGGGCCTCTCGGCGCCCACGATCAAGTCGGCCGCCGAGGAGTCGCTGCGCCGCCTCGGCACGGACCACATCGACCTGTACTACACACACTTCGATGACGAGACGGTCCCGGTCGAGGAGATCATCACGGCCCTCGACGAGCTGGTGAAGGAGGGCAAGGTCCGCGAGATCGCCGCCTCCAACATCAGCGCCGCGCGGCTGCGCGCCTCGCTGGAGTTCTCCGAACGCGAGGGCCTGGCCCGCTATGTGGCGCTCCAGCCGCACTACAACCTCGTGTCCCGGGACACCTACGAGGGCGAGCTCCAGGACACCGCCGCCGACGCCGGGCTCGCGGCCGTCCCGTACTACGCGCTGGCCGCCGGCTTCCTCACCGGCAAGTACCGCCCGGGGACTGCTGTGGACAGCGCCCGCGCCGGGAGCGCGGCCGGTCACCTGGAGTCGGAGCGCGGACAGCGGGTGCTCGCCGCGCTCGACACGGTGGCGCGGGACCGGGACGCCGAGATCGCGACGGTGGCCCTGGCCTGGCTCGCGTCCCGCCCGACGGTCGCCGCGCCGATCGCCTCCGCCCGCACGGTCGACCAGCTGCCCGCCCTGCTGGCGGTCGCCGGGCTTGAGCTGACGGACGAGGAGCTGTCGACGCTGACGGCGGCCTCGGCGTAG
- a CDS encoding PP2C family protein-serine/threonine phosphatase, protein MRKWERRWRGPDGAGSRRFVRVLPVTMIVIGVVFDLFTPPSFTAVPIFAAAPLIAAPFFGLGTTIRIGIAAVLAVAGIRLYTGDLVEVVSFIEMLTVLTVAVQACVINRVVRRGSEQLASARIIAETAMRAVLPVPPERIGGLQVAARYEAAQADEFVGGDLFAAADTPYGVRLVLGDVRGKGLEAVGAVAVVIGAFREAAEHEKSLEGVAQRLERALARESTRGGGFDEFEEFVTAALAEIRPGGQFVRIVNRGHPEPLLLRGDGAVEALTPTEPALPLGMDLGVRPDRSDEWELPPGGTLLFYTDGLSEARDAEGVFYDPAERLRGRLFPGPEELLSALTDDVRLHTGGESTDDMALLAVARPAKGQPDRRRTVKIIKGGTTLRD, encoded by the coding sequence GTGAGGAAGTGGGAGCGACGGTGGCGCGGGCCCGACGGCGCGGGCAGCCGCCGGTTCGTCCGGGTGCTGCCGGTGACGATGATCGTCATCGGGGTGGTGTTCGACCTCTTCACGCCGCCCTCCTTCACGGCCGTCCCGATCTTCGCGGCCGCCCCGCTGATCGCCGCGCCCTTCTTCGGTCTGGGCACCACGATCCGGATCGGGATCGCCGCAGTGCTCGCCGTCGCGGGCATCCGGCTCTACACCGGCGACCTGGTCGAGGTGGTCTCGTTCATCGAGATGCTCACCGTGCTCACGGTCGCCGTCCAGGCGTGTGTGATCAACCGGGTCGTGCGGCGCGGCAGCGAGCAGCTGGCGTCCGCCCGGATCATCGCCGAGACGGCCATGCGAGCCGTGCTCCCCGTCCCGCCGGAGCGGATCGGCGGACTCCAGGTGGCCGCGCGGTACGAGGCGGCGCAGGCGGACGAGTTCGTCGGGGGCGACCTCTTCGCGGCCGCCGACACTCCGTACGGCGTACGGCTCGTGCTGGGGGACGTACGCGGGAAGGGGCTGGAGGCGGTCGGCGCGGTGGCGGTGGTGATCGGGGCGTTCCGCGAGGCGGCGGAGCACGAGAAGTCGCTGGAGGGCGTGGCGCAGCGGCTGGAGCGGGCGCTGGCGCGTGAGTCGACGCGGGGTGGCGGCTTCGATGAGTTCGAGGAGTTCGTGACCGCCGCGCTCGCAGAGATCCGGCCGGGCGGACAGTTCGTGCGGATCGTGAACCGGGGCCACCCCGAGCCGCTGCTGCTGCGCGGGGACGGGGCGGTGGAGGCGCTGACGCCCACGGAGCCCGCGCTGCCGCTGGGCATGGACCTGGGGGTGCGGCCGGACCGCTCGGACGAGTGGGAGCTGCCGCCCGGCGGGACGCTGCTGTTCTACACGGACGGCCTGTCGGAGGCCCGTGACGCCGAGGGTGTCTTCTACGACCCGGCGGAACGGCTGCGCGGGCGGCTCTTCCCGGGTCCCGAGGAGCTGCTGTCCGCGCTGACCGACGACGTACGGCTGCATACGGGGGGCGAGTCGACCGACGACATGGCGCTGCTCGCGGTGGCCCGGCCGGCCAAGGGACAGCCCGACCGGCGCAGGACGGTGAAGATCATCAAGGGGGGTACCACGCTGCGTGACTGA
- a CDS encoding PrsW family intramembrane metalloprotease produces MSDGSVQRQRWDQPAVPVLQEQRVGEILAAVPARGQWRYRPRRVGLLWRNRTFRVIAVFTLLALCGVVILALVRDQTGTEGFLVGLSLAVLPVPVLMTAFRWLDRVEPSPWRNLLFAFAWGACAAALVAILANSFATRWIADSDPGNADTLGATVIAPVVEESAKAAAVLLLFLFRRRDFTGIVDGVVVAGFTATGFAFTENILYLGNAFGEDQQLDSGFASVTVVTFLVRAVMTPFAHPLFTVLTGIGLGIAASSAAGRRVRRIAVPLLGLVLAMGMHALWNGSATFGRYGFYLVYGAFMVPVFGLVTWQVIRARRKELRSLAVELPAYAEAGWLTPDEPRALASMRARALARNAARRRYAVSASGHPYHPDYARVRAKEAKERGRAAARAVAEYEAFATSLASLRRQAGLGRADPDFAARELELLHHLWQRREIAGPALAYAARATHRRPPGYTAAWPPRRPYAGGPVPYAYGNPAPYNGNPNPYGNPAPYSAPPTYPTTQPYGQHPYGQQPHANGPQA; encoded by the coding sequence GTGTCCGACGGGTCTGTTCAGCGACAACGGTGGGATCAGCCGGCCGTCCCGGTGCTCCAGGAGCAGCGGGTCGGCGAGATCCTGGCCGCCGTGCCGGCGCGGGGCCAGTGGCGTTACCGGCCGCGCCGCGTCGGCCTGCTCTGGCGGAACCGTACGTTCCGAGTCATCGCCGTCTTCACGCTGCTGGCGCTCTGCGGGGTGGTGATCCTCGCCCTGGTCCGCGACCAGACCGGCACCGAGGGCTTCCTCGTCGGCCTGAGTCTGGCCGTCCTGCCGGTCCCGGTGCTGATGACGGCCTTCCGCTGGCTGGACCGGGTGGAGCCGTCGCCGTGGCGGAATCTGCTGTTCGCCTTCGCGTGGGGCGCGTGCGCGGCGGCCCTGGTCGCCATTCTCGCCAACTCGTTCGCGACCCGGTGGATAGCCGACAGCGATCCGGGGAACGCCGACACCCTCGGTGCCACGGTCATCGCACCGGTGGTCGAGGAGAGCGCCAAGGCCGCCGCCGTGCTGCTGCTCTTCCTCTTCCGCCGGAGGGACTTCACCGGGATCGTGGACGGCGTCGTCGTCGCCGGGTTCACCGCGACGGGGTTCGCCTTCACCGAGAACATCCTCTACCTGGGCAACGCCTTCGGCGAGGACCAGCAACTGGACTCCGGCTTCGCGTCAGTGACCGTGGTGACGTTCCTGGTCCGTGCCGTGATGACCCCCTTCGCCCACCCGCTCTTCACCGTCCTGACCGGCATCGGTCTCGGGATCGCCGCGAGCAGCGCCGCCGGCCGCCGGGTGCGGCGCATCGCCGTACCGCTGCTCGGCCTGGTCCTCGCGATGGGCATGCACGCCCTGTGGAACGGCTCGGCGACCTTCGGCCGGTACGGCTTCTACCTCGTGTACGGGGCGTTCATGGTCCCGGTGTTCGGCCTGGTGACCTGGCAGGTGATCCGAGCCCGCCGCAAGGAGCTGCGCTCCCTGGCCGTCGAGCTCCCCGCGTACGCCGAAGCCGGCTGGCTCACCCCCGACGAGCCCCGCGCCCTAGCCTCGATGCGGGCCCGCGCCCTGGCCAGGAACGCGGCGCGCAGGCGGTACGCGGTGAGCGCCTCCGGCCATCCGTACCACCCGGACTACGCGAGGGTCCGTGCCAAGGAGGCGAAGGAGCGCGGCAGGGCGGCGGCGCGGGCGGTCGCCGAGTACGAGGCGTTCGCGACGTCCCTGGCCTCCCTGCGCCGACAGGCCGGACTGGGCAGGGCCGACCCGGACTTCGCCGCGCGCGAGCTGGAGCTGCTGCACCACCTGTGGCAGCGCCGCGAGATCGCGGGCCCCGCCCTCGCGTACGCGGCCCGGGCCACGCACCGCCGGCCGCCCGGCTACACGGCCGCCTGGCCACCTCGCCGACCGTACGCGGGCGGGCCCGTGCCCTACGCGTACGGCAACCCGGCCCCGTACAACGGCAACCCGAATCCGTACGGCAACCCGGCCCCGTACAGCGCCCCGCCCACGTACCCGACGACGCAGCCCTACGGTCAACACCCCTACGGCCAACAGCCCCACGCCAACGGGCCGCAGGCCTGA